In Gouania willdenowi chromosome 15, fGouWil2.1, whole genome shotgun sequence, one DNA window encodes the following:
- the LOC114476795 gene encoding LOW QUALITY PROTEIN: fucolectin-like (The sequence of the model RefSeq protein was modified relative to this genomic sequence to represent the inferred CDS: deleted 1 base in 1 codon), giving the protein MLGVVWVIGLALFGHMCGSLGANIALGGKVSQSSQYGGAGPQKAVDGNRANNWRDKSCAHTRKNRDPWWRLDLEQAYSISTVTITNRRDCCPERLNGAEIRVGNSLDSNGNSNPRCAVVSSIPAGKSQSFTCNGMKGRYVNVVIPGRAEYLTLCEVEVFGTLADQDDDDEVKCEGM; this is encoded by the exons ATGTTGGGGGTTGTGTGGGTGATCGGCCTCGCCCTGTTCGGACACATGTGTGGCTCTCTGG GTGCTAACATCGCTCTGGGAGGAAAAGTGTCCCAGTCGTCCCAGTACGGAGGTGCTGGCCCTCAGAAGGCCGTGGACGGGAATCGTGCCAACAACTGGAGGGACAAATCATGTGCCCACACCAGGAAGAACAGGGACCCCTGGTGGAGGCTGGATCTGGAGCAGGCCTACAGCATCAGTACGGTCACCATCACCAACAGACGGGACTGCTGCCCTGAGAGGCTCAACGGAGCAGAGATCCGTGTCGGAAACTCCCTCGATAGCAACGGAAACTCTAATCCCAG ATGTGCAGTGGTTTCCTCCATCCCAGCAGGAAAATCCCAAAGCTTCACCTGTAATGGAATGAAAGGTCGCTACGTCAACGTG GTGATTCCTGGGAGGGCGGAGTACCTGACGCTGTGTGAGGTAGAGGTGTTTGGAACGCTAGCAGACCAAGACGACGACGACGAGGTTAAATGTGAAGGAATGTGA